The window ATAGTGAGATGATGTCTTATAGACTTTAAGACAATAGTGAGATGCCACACAGAAACTACTGCCAAGTAAACCCCTTTTTATGTCTCCCCTGGTCAGCAGTGGTCCGTTCCACCTCCCCCCTGGTCAGCAGTGGTCCGTTCCACCTTCCCCCTGGTCAGCAGTGGTCCGTTCCACCTTCCCCCGGTCAGCAGTGGTCCGTTCCACCTTCCCCCGGGTCAGCAGTGGTCCGTTCCACCTTCCCCCGGTCAGCAGTGGTCCGTTCCACCTCCCCCCTGGTCAGCAGTGGTCCGTTCCACCTCCCCCCTGGTCAGCAGTGGTCCGTTCCACCTCCCCCCTGGTCAGCAGTGGTCCGTTCCACCTCCCCCCTGGTCAGCAGTGGTCCGTTCCACCTCCCCCCTGGTCAGCAGTGGTCCGTTCCACCTCCCCCCTGGTCAGCAGTGGTCCGTTCCACCTCCCCCCTGGTCAGCAGTGGTCCGTTCCACCTCCCCCCTGGTCAGCAGTGGTCCGTTCCACCTCCCCCCTGGTCAGCAGTGGTCCGTTCCACCTCCCCCCTGGTCAGCAGTGGTCCGTTCCACCTCCCCCCTGGTCAGCAGTGGTCCGTTCCACCTACCCCCTGGTCAGCAGTGGTCCGTTCCACCTCCCCCCTGGTCAGCAGTGGTCCGTTCCACCTTCCCCCGGTCAGCAGTGGTCCGTTCCACCTTCCCCCTGGTCAGCAGTGGTCCGTTCCACCTTCCCCCCCGGTCAGCAGTGGTCCGTTCCACCTTCCCCCCGGTCAGCAGTGGTCCGTTCCACCTTCCCCCGTTCAGCAGTTGGTCCGTTCCACCTTTCCCCCGTTCAGCAGTGGTCCGTTCATCCTTCCCCCCGGTCAGCAGTGGTCCGTTCATCCTTCCCCCCGGTCAGCAGTGGTCCGTTCCACCTCCCCCCGGTCAGCAGTGGTCCGTTCCACCTCCCCCCGGTCAGCAGTGGTCCGTTCCACCTCCCCCCGGTCAGCAGTGGTCCGTTCCACCTTCCCCCGGTCAGCAGTGGTCCGTTCCACCTTTCCCCCGTTCAGCAGTGGTCCGTTCCATCTTTCCCCCCGGTCAGCAGTGGTCCGTTCCACCTTCCCCCCCGGTCAGCAGTGGTCCGTTCCACCTTCCCCCCCGGTCAGCAGTGGTCCGTTCCACCTTCCCCCCCGGTCAGCAGTGGTCCGTTCCACCTTCCCCCCCGGTCAGCAGTGGTCCGTTCCACCTTCCCCCCGGTCAGCAGTGGTCCGTTCCACCTTCCCCCCGGTCAGCAGTGGTCCGTTCCACCTTCCCCCCGGTCAGCAGTGGTCCGTTCCGTTTTTTCTGGCCCTATACATTTCCCAGCAACAGTTATCATTACTGTTATCATCATCTGTAAAGTGGACAGCCAGTCAGCTAGATGAATATTACCATCTGTAAAGTGGACAGCCAGCCAGCTAGATGAATATTACCATCTGTAAAGTGGACAGCCAGCCAGCTAGATGAATATTACCATCTGTAAAGTGGACAGCCAGCCAGCTAGATGAATATTACCATCTGTAAAGTGGACAGCCAGCCAGCTTGATCATTATCACAGTGTGGGGGCAGTGGAGCCGAACTAGACTAGACGAGGAAAATTGATTATTGAAAAGTACTAGAAGTCAAAAAGCGTATGCTACTAAAGTATTGGACCAGAATTTGGTTAAATGAAATTGTGATAAATGAAAAAAGTTTACCGGTTTAATTTCAGGACCAACAAAAGGACAGAagtgccatatagattgcaaagtAGTTGGAGATTTACCAatgccatggcatatggtttatgaATGGATACGCAAAACGACACCGGATTCGAAACTTCacatttttaaatttaaattattatacaaaattcttgcaaccaatagaatgttctatatatgggggatacaacttTCCATACAacctgtccatatgtagcttgtttgtggtcacaggttcaggaatggctgaagaattgcaacatttacctggcgCGAACACTGCAGATGGGTgatctgaaaagtcatagtcaatcgatcaataatatttTTAGCAAAAAATTGTATCTTTTAATTTACAATTTGTAGAAACTAAAACAATAAATATTGCACTTGGGGGAAGAAAAATAAACCTGTTGTGAAGAAATGAATGAAACAAATAGGCATTCTATTTTTGTTCTATTATAGTGGCCACGATAGTAGACATTGATCATGTGCACAAGGCTTCATGTGTGCAAAAATAATGTTTATACCCCTTTATATCCACTGTATTgaaaaagtgagaaagagagaaagtgtgtgggGTTTCTTTCACCTCTATAGTGGCATCCAGcttaagccaggcccagctccacttcATGGTTTAACAAGCAAAGTCTCATTTTCACCTAATTCATCGGATCTACACAAATCACACAGATCACTTGTTTTGGATTCAAAACGGCTAATTTCGCCGAAAGGTACCTAGTTTGCATccctgatatacagtaccagtcaaaggtttggacacaccgactcattccagggtttttcttcattgttttactgttttctacattgtagaattaagcataagggggtgtggtatatggccaatataccacggctaagggctgttcttaggcacaacgcaGCCCTTCgcttattggccatataccacaaaccctccaAGTGCCTTATTGCTCttttaaactggttaccaatttAACTAGAGCAGTATAAATAAATGTtctgtcatacctgtggtatacggtctgatataccacggctgtcagccaatcagcattcagggcttgaatcaCCCAGttgataataataattttaaatcAAAACGATGAATGctataaccaaaaaagtgtttaacaaatcaaaatatattttatatttgagattcttcaaagtagccaccctttgccttgatgaccgctttgcacactcttggcattctctcaaccagcttcatgaggtggtcacctggaatgcatttcaattaacagggtgtgacttgttaaaagttaattcgTGGAATTTATGTCCTTaacgcgtttgagccaatcagttgtgttgtgacaaggtaggggggtaaacagaaagccctatttggtaaagacccagtccatattatggcaagaacatttcaaataagcaaagagaaacgacagtccattactgtaagacatgaaggtcagtcaatatggacagtttcaagaactttgaaagtttcttcaagtgcagtcgcaaaaaaccatcaagcactaagatgaaactggttctcatgaggaccgccacaggaaaggaagacccagagttacctctgctgcagaggataaattcaatagaattaactgcacctcagatagcagtccaaataaatgcttcacagagttcaagtaacagacacatctcaacatcaactgttcagaggagactgtgtgaatcgggcattaatggttgaattgctgcaaagataccactagtaaaggacaccaatatgaagaagacacttgcttgggccaagaaacacaagcaatggacattagaccagtggaaatctatcctttgatctgatgagtcaaaatttgagagttttggttccagccacagtgtctttgtgagatgaagagtaggtgaacggatgatctctgtgcttagtgggactatcatttgtttttcagcaggacaataacccaaaacacacctccaggctgtgtaagggctatttgaccaagaaggggagtgatggagtactgcatcagatgacctggcctccacaatcacccaacctcaacccagttgtgaaggaaaagcagccaacaattgctcagcaaatgtgtgaactccttcaagactgttggaacagcattccaggtgaagctggttgagagaatgctaagtgtgcaaagctgtcatcaaggcaaagggtggctactttgaagaatctaaaacatattttgtttaacactttattggttactacatgactccatatgtgttattacatagttctGATATCTTCGTTATTATTctacaaatgtagaaaatagtaaaaataaaaaacctttgaatgagtaggtgtgtcaacttttgactggtactgataaatataaatatatatgggggattggaaataatGCAGATAATTAcgttgatggaagctacaatctttCTGcactattaaagctgatctaatccccatttaaaaatatatatataataaacatTTAATAAATGGGGGAAAAATTATAAGGTTTGGTTTCAGTTAGACTAATTTATATATACCTCGATAAAGATGTATTTATTTGGTTGTGTTTGGGGTAAATTCATTCAGTGGGTTTTACACAGCAGGTGTGACGATGTAGTTCCTCAGAGTGGCCATAAGGTGGCAGAGTAGGAAGTTGAGGCAGGCAGAGACTGTATGTGCTGTAGCCTTTATCTCTATccactccctcgctctctctcgctccactccctctctctctctctctctctctctctctctcgctccactccctctctctctctctctctcgctccactccctctctctctattctctctctctctccactccctctctctctattctctctctctctccactccctctctctctatcctctatccctccctctctctctatccactccctctctctatcctctctctctctctccatccgctcctctctctctctccatccgctcctctctctctctctctctctctcccacccgctcctctctctctctctctctctctctctccatccgctcctctctctctctctctctctctctctctctctccatccgctcctctctctctctctctctctctctctctccctctctctctctctctctctctctctctccctccccctcgtcggtctctctcgctgtctgtgaAATGGAGCAGACAGATTCTTGCTATCTGAACAGACAAGCTGAGAGATAGATGTGAGGTTAACCTCTCTTTTAGATTCTAACCCCAACTGACACAATTTCCTTTACATTCAACCTCATGTAATCCATTGTCAGTGTCTATCTGTTATGAGTTTTGGTGATCTCACTCAGatgtgcatccaaaatggcatcctgttccctctatagtgcactactttagaccagggccctattccctatatagtgcactactttagactagagccctattccctatatagtgcactgctttagaccagagccctattccctatatagtgcactactttagaccagagccctattccctatatagtgcactactatagaccagggccctattccctatatagtgcactactttagactagagccctattccctatatagtgcactgctttagaccagagccctattccctatatagtgcactactttagaccagagccctattccctatatagtgcactactatagaccagagccctattccctatatagtgcactactttagaccagggccctattccctatatagtgcactactttagactagagccctattccctatatagtgcactactttagaccagagccctattccctatatagtgcactac of the Oncorhynchus kisutch isolate 150728-3 linkage group LG17, Okis_V2, whole genome shotgun sequence genome contains:
- the LOC116354371 gene encoding proline-rich extensin-like protein EPR1 is translated as MSPLVSSGPFHLPPGQQWSVPPSPWSAVVRSTFPRSAVVRSTFPRVSSGPFHLPPVSSGPFHLPPGQQWSVPPPPWSAVVRSTSPLVSSGPFHLPPGQQWSVPPPPWSAVVRSTSPLVSSGPFHLPPGQQWSVPPPPWSAVVRSTSPLVSSGPFHLPPGQQWSVPPPPWSAVVRSTYPLVSSGPFHLPPGQQWSVPPSPGQQWSVPPSPWSAVVRSTFPPGQQWSVPPSPRSAVVRSTFPRSAVGPFHLSPVQQWSVHPSPRSAVVRSSFPPVSSGPFHLPPVSSGPFHLPPVSSGPFHLPPVSSGPFHLPPVSSGPFHLSPVQQWSVPSFPPVSSGPFHLPPRSAVVRSTFPPGQQWSVPPSPPVSSGPFHLPPRSAVVRSTFPPVSSGPFHLPPGQQWSVPPSPRPSSFKLTNSPSPFKLTISPSPFKLTISPSPFKLTISTSPFKLTISTSPFKLTNSTSPFKLTNSTSPFKLTNSTSPLSPSPFKLTNSPSPFKLTNSPSPFKLTNSPTPLGDQQSHSPW